The DNA segment CATCACCTTCGAGTTCAACAGCTTCTGCTGCCCTTCGACTCCGACATTGTCGAGCAAGATATGACGGCTGTAGCGTTCCAGTTGTAACTGGGTAAAGTCTATCATATGTTTTTCAACCCCTGTTTTATATCATCTATCAAATCTTCCCAATCCTCTATACCGGCCGAAAGCCTCAGCATATTCTCGGCAATACCCATGTCCAAACGTTCCTCTACAGTGTACTCACCGAATATCGTCGAGGCAGGGTGTATGATCAGGCTTTTATTATCGTTGAGGTTCGTTGCCTTTCTAATAATCGCAAGGCTGTCGATAAAGCGAAAGCACTGTGCTCTATCTTCGAGCTCAAAGGAAACCAACCCGCCAAACAATCCCCTGAACTGCACAGAAGCAGCTGCATGATGCTTCGATTCCGGTAACCCCGGATAATTGACAGCTTTCACTTCAGGTTGTCCTGCAAGAAACCGTGCAATCGTCATTGCATTATCTGAACTTTGCCGGACGCGCAATGCCAAGGTTTCCAGACCGAGAGTGTTCAGCCAGGCATGATGCGGTGCCATACAGGAACCGCAGTTTCTGAAAACCTCTCTGCGAAGTTTTGCAAGGAAAGCAAACTGCCCGTACTGACCGCTAAGCGGAGAAACTTTCGGTGATTGGCCCCAGTCGAACAAACCGTTATCGATAATGACACCTCCAACCCCCGTTGCACCACCTGAAATATACTTGGTTGTTGAAACCACCTCCACCGCAACCCCGTAATCTCTGGAACGGAACAGAAAAGGCGTTGTCAACGTACCATCGAGCACAAGAGGAACCCCGAACTTCTCAGCGCAACCTGAAACAACGGAAAAGTCGACAACTTCAAGCTGAGGATTGGTTATCGACTCGAGATACAACGCCCGGGTATGTTCATCGATCTTACTTTCGATGGAACCAGGGTCGCTCATATCGGCATACCGTACTTCAAGCCCCCAATCCTTCAAGGTCTTCTCGAACAACGATATGGTGTTTCCGAACAGGTGCCGGCTTGACACGATATTGCTCCCGGCAGAACAAAGAGTCAAAATAACGTTCGTTATGGCAGCCATACCGGATGAAACGGCAATAACACCACGTGAATCAGTCAACACCCGCATTTTTGTTTCGAAATCCTCTACTGTCGGATTGGATATCCTGCTGTAGGTATGTGCAGGTAGCTTTCCCTCGAAAGCCTGCTGAATCTCGCTGGCATTATCGAACTCAAATGCAACGGAATCATACAGGGGAGGACGTAGCGATCCGTGTACATCCTTTTTAGGATACCTCGTGTGTAAAACCTTCGTGGTGAAACCTTTCATTCAGAACAGCCTCCTCCCATGAAGTATAAAAAATCAACTTCATCACCATCTCTGACAACTTTGGAATCAAAAGCATCCCGTTCAAGGAAATCACCATTGATCTGAACGGAAACCATGTCCGGCATTTCTACGCCCTGAAGAGCGAGCAACTCGGTTACCGTCATGGTTTCCGAAGTCAGTTCTTTCTTTTCACCGTTTATCGTCAGTTTCATAGTTTTATTTATTTATAGCTACACTCAAATACCTTTCTCCTGTATCGGGAAACAATGTTACAATCACAGCGTTTTCCAATCCTTTGTTCTTTATGTACTTCGCCGTTCCGCAAGCAGCAGCCCCTGATGAAATACCGGCGAGTATTCCTTCTTCATGGGCAATCCGTCGCATCCACTCCATCGCTTCACCATCCGTTACCGTAACCACGTCATCTACCAGCTCTTTCTCCATGATGGAGGGAATAAACCCTGCACCAATTCCCTGTATTACATGCGGCCCGGGAGGTTCACCACTCAAGGCCGCACAGTTTGCCGGCTCGACAGCGACAACCTTCGTTGTCGGCCGTTTTTGCTTGACTTTACGGGCAATCCCGGTTATAGTCCCTCCTGTCCCTACTCCGGCAACGATCACATCGACTTTCTCATCGGTATCCCGCAGTATTTCAACCGCGGTTGTTTTCTCATGAACCTCAACGTTCGAAAGGTTGTCAAACTGGCGGACAAGAAAAGAGTCATTCAGGGAAGCATGTAATTCTTCCGCCCTTGCGATTGCACCCTCCATTCCAAGGTGCGCCGGAGTAAGCTCGACATCAGCCCCGAAAAAAGCCAACAGCTTTCTTCTTTCAATACTCATCGAATCAGGCATAACCACAATCAACCTGTGCTTTCTGATAGCGGCAATGAACGCAAGGGCAATGCCGGTATTCCCGCTCGTGGCCTCGATTATCGTCCCTTCAGGGCCAAGTTTACCGCTCTCAACAGCGTTGTCGATCATGGCCAGTGCTGCCCGATCTTTTACCGATCCACAGGGATTGTACTGCTCAAGTTTTGCGAGAACCATATTCCTGTTTCCAAAAAGCCGGTCCAACGTCACAAGAGGCGTCTCTCCAACAAGTGCCGTTATGTCATTTACGTATTGCACAACCTTTTTAATCATTTAGAGTTACAGGCAGTCTATACACCAATAAATCAAAACCATGAAAGCAGGGTATACTACCAACCAACAGAAGCGCCTTCAGATATAGTAGATCCGTTTTTCAGCGTATCTTTTTTCCTGCTCGAGGAGCTCCTCGAGAGAAATGGAAAAATGCTCCCTGATATGGTCCTCGAGATTGCCGAAAACCTGCTCCACCGCATTGGTATCATATTGTGAAACAATGCCGAGCGGCCCTTCGAGAGCTTCGAGAATCGAAAAAACGGTAAGATTTCGTGGACTATCGAAAAGCTCATATCCGCCTTTATTGCCCCGAACACTTTTCACCAATCCGTTTTTCACCAACCGGTTGAAAATCTGTTCCAGATAATTTTTCGGAATGCCTCTCTGTTCAACAATCTGCCGTATCTGCAACCGGTCCTTGCCGAAACTATCCGCCAGATCAAGCATTGCTGCCAATCCATAATGTGCTTTTGCACTCAATGAAAACATAACCAACTATCTTGACTTTGTTTTATAGGTTAAATAAA comes from the Prosthecochloris marina genome and includes:
- a CDS encoding PLP-dependent transferase, which encodes MKGFTTKVLHTRYPKKDVHGSLRPPLYDSVAFEFDNASEIQQAFEGKLPAHTYSRISNPTVEDFETKMRVLTDSRGVIAVSSGMAAITNVILTLCSAGSNIVSSRHLFGNTISLFEKTLKDWGLEVRYADMSDPGSIESKIDEHTRALYLESITNPQLEVVDFSVVSGCAEKFGVPLVLDGTLTTPFLFRSRDYGVAVEVVSTTKYISGGATGVGGVIIDNGLFDWGQSPKVSPLSGQYGQFAFLAKLRREVFRNCGSCMAPHHAWLNTLGLETLALRVRQSSDNAMTIARFLAGQPEVKAVNYPGLPESKHHAAASVQFRGLFGGLVSFELEDRAQCFRFIDSLAIIRKATNLNDNKSLIIHPASTIFGEYTVEERLDMGIAENMLRLSAGIEDWEDLIDDIKQGLKNI
- the thiS gene encoding sulfur carrier protein ThiS; its protein translation is MKLTINGEKKELTSETMTVTELLALQGVEMPDMVSVQINGDFLERDAFDSKVVRDGDEVDFLYFMGGGCSE
- the cysK gene encoding cysteine synthase A, which codes for MQYVNDITALVGETPLVTLDRLFGNRNMVLAKLEQYNPCGSVKDRAALAMIDNAVESGKLGPEGTIIEATSGNTGIALAFIAAIRKHRLIVVMPDSMSIERRKLLAFFGADVELTPAHLGMEGAIARAEELHASLNDSFLVRQFDNLSNVEVHEKTTAVEILRDTDEKVDVIVAGVGTGGTITGIARKVKQKRPTTKVVAVEPANCAALSGEPPGPHVIQGIGAGFIPSIMEKELVDDVVTVTDGEAMEWMRRIAHEEGILAGISSGAAACGTAKYIKNKGLENAVIVTLFPDTGERYLSVAINK
- a CDS encoding RrF2 family transcriptional regulator codes for the protein MFSLSAKAHYGLAAMLDLADSFGKDRLQIRQIVEQRGIPKNYLEQIFNRLVKNGLVKSVRGNKGGYELFDSPRNLTVFSILEALEGPLGIVSQYDTNAVEQVFGNLEDHIREHFSISLEELLEQEKRYAEKRIYYI